Proteins encoded together in one Candidatus Melainabacteria bacterium window:
- the leuB gene encoding 3-isopropylmalate dehydrogenase, whose amino-acid sequence MTKTITLLSGDGIGPEVSIEAEKLLKVIEEKFNYKFNIKKKDFGGIAIDNSGVPLSEDTLNTCKKSDVVLLAAIGGPKYDNLPREKRPESGLLGLRAGLSAFANLRPVMIFDPLLDTSTLKKEVLTGTDLIVVRELTGGLYFGKPKGIEVRNNERTGFNTMIYSESEIKRIAKVAFEIARKRKKKVTSIDKANVLDVSQLWRDVVIEVSKNYKDITLEHLYIDNAAMQIIKNPKQFDVILAENLFGDILSDEAAMLTGSIGMLPSASMGDGTYASIYEPVHGSAPDIAGKDLANPLAMMLSVAMMFKYSFNDEQVYSAINESVKNTLKKGYRTKDIFQNGCKLVGTKEMGDLICNGL is encoded by the coding sequence ATGACTAAAACAATAACCTTACTTAGTGGTGATGGAATAGGACCAGAAGTATCTATAGAAGCTGAAAAGTTACTTAAAGTCATAGAAGAAAAGTTTAATTACAAATTTAATATTAAAAAAAAAGATTTTGGTGGAATTGCAATTGATAATTCTGGAGTACCACTTTCAGAAGACACACTTAATACCTGTAAAAAATCAGATGTAGTTTTATTAGCTGCAATTGGCGGGCCAAAATACGATAACTTACCGAGAGAAAAACGCCCAGAAAGCGGTTTACTAGGTTTAAGAGCAGGACTTTCTGCTTTTGCAAATCTTAGACCAGTAATGATTTTTGATCCACTTCTTGACACTTCTACTCTTAAAAAAGAAGTTTTAACTGGCACTGACTTAATCGTAGTTAGAGAACTTACTGGTGGGCTTTATTTTGGAAAACCAAAAGGAATTGAAGTTAGAAATAATGAGAGAACTGGTTTTAACACAATGATTTACTCTGAATCAGAAATAAAAAGAATAGCAAAAGTTGCATTTGAAATTGCAAGAAAAAGAAAAAAGAAAGTTACATCTATTGATAAAGCAAATGTACTAGATGTCTCACAACTTTGGAGAGATGTTGTAATTGAAGTTTCAAAAAATTATAAAGATATTACTTTAGAACACTTATATATTGATAATGCTGCCATGCAAATTATTAAAAATCCAAAACAATTTGATGTAATTCTTGCTGAGAATTTATTTGGTGATATTTTATCTGATGAAGCAGCTATGTTAACTGGAAGTATTGGAATGTTACCAAGTGCATCAATGGGAGATGGAACTTATGCTTCAATATATGAACCTGTTCATGGAAGTGCACCTGATATTGCAGGTAAAGATTTAGCAAATCCACTTGCAATGATGCTTTCAGTAGCTATGATGTTTAAATATAGTTTTAATGATGAGCAAGTTTATAGTGCAATTAATGAATCAGTAAAAAACACTTTAAAAAAAGGTTACAGAACAAAAGATATTTTTCAAAATGGTTGTAAGTTAGTTGGAACTAAAGAGATGGGAGATTTAATTTGTAATGGATTGTAG
- a CDS encoding nucleotidyl transferase AbiEii/AbiGii toxin family protein: MINLNEIRSLSSEWGLPIETIEKDYVLGWLLSGIARNTIIGTTWVFKGGTCLKKCYMETWRFSEDLDFTVLPNGVAEQKEIQKQINTILEQLQKESGIQFSIEKTKLEERPNQKSIEGSIYFQSLTGRSTPVRIKLDITQDEIVVLEPIKRSIAHTYSDSLPLNSEVLCYTFQELFAEKIRAMGQRTRPRDLYDIANIFWRCHSDLKESEIRNVFSKKCEYKNLPIITLGNIQNSPALTELKTEWKNMLGHQIQELPDVEHYLSVLPELFEWLEGKEKITLLPVFATKEQLDQKWKPPVTISHWEDGTYLERIRFAAANRLCVDLRYQGSSRVIEPYSLRKTKDGNIVLYARKHNTKEDISYRVDRIEGAAVTKTAFVPAYNIELTPAGTLNIPPTKPYYSEDTKRSRHTSTRVRPKYL; this comes from the coding sequence ATGATTAACCTGAATGAAATAAGGAGCTTGTCTTCTGAATGGGGACTGCCAATAGAAACTATAGAAAAAGATTATGTTCTTGGCTGGCTATTGTCAGGAATAGCAAGAAACACAATAATCGGAACTACCTGGGTTTTTAAGGGTGGTACCTGTCTGAAAAAATGCTACATGGAAACATGGAGATTCTCGGAAGATTTAGATTTCACGGTTTTACCAAATGGAGTAGCTGAACAAAAAGAAATACAAAAGCAGATTAATACTATATTAGAACAATTACAAAAAGAATCAGGAATTCAATTCTCCATAGAAAAAACAAAGTTAGAAGAAAGACCAAATCAAAAATCAATTGAAGGAAGTATTTATTTTCAAAGTTTAACAGGCAGAAGTACACCAGTAAGAATAAAATTAGATATAACTCAAGATGAGATAGTTGTATTAGAACCTATTAAGCGTTCTATAGCACATACTTATAGTGATTCTTTACCCTTAAACTCAGAGGTGCTTTGTTACACTTTTCAAGAGCTTTTTGCAGAAAAGATACGTGCTATGGGGCAAAGAACTCGCCCTCGTGATCTTTATGACATAGCTAATATTTTTTGGAGATGCCATTCAGATTTAAAAGAAAGTGAAATAAGAAATGTATTTTCAAAAAAATGTGAATATAAAAATTTACCAATTATCACATTAGGAAATATTCAAAATTCTCCAGCATTAACAGAATTAAAAACCGAATGGAAAAATATGCTTGGACATCAAATCCAAGAATTACCAGATGTGGAGCATTATCTTTCTGTTCTTCCTGAACTTTTCGAATGGCTTGAGGGCAAAGAAAAAATTACATTGCTTCCTGTCTTTGCAACTAAAGAACAATTGGATCAAAAATGGAAGCCACCAGTAACAATTAGCCATTGGGAAGATGGTACATATCTTGAAAGAATAAGATTTGCTGCTGCCAACAGGCTATGTGTAGATTTAAGATACCAAGGTAGTAGCAGAGTTATAGAACCATATTCCCTGAGAAAAACTAAAGATGGAAATATTGTCCTTTATGCCAGAAAACATAATACAAAAGAAGACATATCCTATAGGGTTGACAGGATTGAAGGTGCGGCAGTTACAAAAACTGCCTTTGTACCTGCATATAACATTGAACTTACTCCTGCAGGCACACTAAATATTCCACCAACAAAACCTTATTACAGTGAAGATACCAAGCGTTCGAGACATACTTCTACAAGAGTCAGACCCAAATATTTATAA